The segment ttttaggtcttatcatttcttcttgtttttctttctcaacaaagaaaatgtcccatttgtcagttgtctcttctgaaatttcattaactctaccagccattaggctcacatgtcggtGTCCACTTGAAAAGACTGTTTTGTGtgcttcactgattagttcatcaatttcttcaacatattttaccggatgtacagctagcagtttctcaattttaattttcttgtcaagttccataattgctaacctcttagcatctaaccgcctatataaatcactaggcaagtcatctacaacctctattaagactttcttataaatgtcaagatgtagaatgatgttattctctatactttctttttcctcatttgtgaATATATCATACAATTTGCTTACATTCAATAAATTATAATCATATGTTATTTCATTCAGCAAGTTGTCCAGTGGTGGTATGACCTGTTTTTGCTTTCTCTTTTTGGGTGTCAGCTTCTTTGTCGGTggtctcactgcctgttgcttctgccttggtgttcttgttttcttgggaggaggagagggtaccggtgagggttttctcttcttatcTACTCTTTTGAATTCAATAGGAATTTCACTTTCTGATGATGTACCAATCGGTGAGAGATGagcctccggttgtaatccttctaagtcactttcctttataccagtcatattcatgacattttccttaatttcctttactcgtttagatgcactccttatgtatttttctcttctctttctttgtttcaatgtttgtacatcactttctattgattgtgcATTCCCAAAAATGTTTTCTTTTAGTTCTCTAGGGGTTGACAATTTTGCTTTTCCAAAACAATCTCAATCACAATTAGATAGAGTAATCTCAATCTCCATTAAATAATCTCACGTGTGTTCCAATCACAAATTCTTTGAAAATGTATGCATTGTTTTCTTTTTAATTCTGTGTACAATTCTATTAAGAATAGAATGTCATTGAATAATGAAATTTTTGAGACAAATTCTTCAATGGTAACCCTCGaatagggttaccaaaccctaTCTAGAGTTTGCACAAAATAAATAACTGAAACAAGAATCACACATGTAATTACAGAGATTTTTCTTCAtgagaaatcattttttttttgaacgataaacccttttttttttttatctttcacgATACAACGAATATCATTATAGAAAATAAAACTCTTTAATCATAATCTTTCCTTCCTGAAACCTCTTTTCAAGTTTTTAGTTTCGAAAAAGACATCACATTTTCATTTCTCCTTTTTGAAAATGAACAATAAAATGTTAAATAAGCcctttcatttttgcaaaaaatgaaaaagattTTAAGCAGACTGTAAACTTGCTTTTCCTTTTCAAAGAAAATTAACTTCAGAATTCATGAGACATGAAAGGTATTACCTGTTTAACCAAGCAAAATCACTTGCCCAAAATCTTCACAAAAATCCCCATAAAATCAGCCAAGAAGACCACCGATGTAACCACCAAAGTCAGTGAATCATCATATATGAAACCCAGTACCAGAAACCAAACAAAAAATCCATTGTAGCTGCTTGAACAGAACTCATGGTGGCAACATGAGCTAGGGTTAGAGAGAGTCAAAGAAAGAATGCTTTTGTTCGTTTGTGAAATTCCCTTAACTATTGACTTTTCAATATTCCAATGTCATTTCAAATCCATTGAAATCTGCTAACTTCAAAACTGCCAATGCAAGATCATAGTACATGACGTATAATGACAAGGCAACTCGGGCCCACAAATGCAAAGGTAAACCATGAAATGCCAACAACACTATTTAGTGCTTTATAAACTTTGTTACATAAAACAATATGACTATTATGATATATGCTAAGTGTAAGGCATGATATACAATATGTCATATGATAGAaccctttttgtcatcaaggacaactaAGGGGCAATAATATGTTATTCTCATATTTGCAATAGTACTTCATCCAATGTAATAGTAAAATACATTTAAATTTTACCTTCAATTTCCTATAGGGATCCCTTGAACCTTCtataggtgcaagtgctagtttctTAAAGTAGTTGGCATTGTAGCAACATGAGACTCTACTCTTAAGTGTTATCCATACAAATACTAACAAACTTGCACAAATTATAATACAAAGTACTGAAACAAGATTTTAATTATTATAAGTTGTAATTATAAGCATGGAAAATAAGTAAAATTCATAATTTTATTGTTACAATATTAATTGCTTAGTGTTGTATTATCTATTTGCTTGGCATCTCTTCTATGAAATGAAGAATTAAGCTCTCTAATATATATTGAGAGGAAATCAAATTGTGAAGCACTTAGTTTGTTAATTGGATGTAGACAAGTCAATTCATTTGACTCACTAGTTGATAATTATttgattttgtaattaattggtaATCTTGAGTTAGTCAAATTGATTTGCTTTGTCAATGGTAACTTAACTAAATTGATTATTTAGTTAACTATTTTGATTTGAGAGTTGGCTAAATTGATTGACTTTATAATCAACTATTTTTTTTAATTGGATAGTTAACTCActcctttttatttaaaattaaaattattttaattatgaataatatgagagatgattcattttgaatcaaacgataaaaaaatatttaattaattttatggtGATAAATTAATGGACTTGAAAAGTGGTAAGCAATTAGTGTCTATAATTTAGAAATTACACTAGATGAAATCCGTTGCAAATTTATAGTCAGAACAATAATACATTTCCCATTTCTTACAAGTTTATATTCATTTGAGCATGAGAGCAAACATTTTACGATTAAGCAGAAGATGTTTTTATTAAATAATCGAATCCCAAGCATGGGTGGAACTGGAGATTATACAAAGGACAAATGCGAGTGGATGACCACACAACGATGTCATAGATAAGAGGAAAGAAAGCATAGAGATAAACAATCATCTACGCAGTATTCAAAACTCGGAACAACTGTTCTCTAACAGCTTTAATTCTgaacaaataaatgaatgaaagaaaGTCTCCCAGGCAAAAAGCTGCGAATCTGGGAATTAGTAACATAAGTAATGACAATGCAACTATCTAATTAGACAAGAAACGCGGCACCTCCGAGCAGAGCAGCTCCAAAGATGCCGATTTTCTGAACAAAGGTAGCAGCAGAGGCAGAAGAAGAAGTGTTGCCATCAGAAGATGATGGAGCAGGAGATTCAACAGAGGGGGCAGGGGAGGAAGGCGCAGGGGAGGAAGCCACAGGCGATGGGGATTGGGAGGGAGGCGCAGGGGAGGAAGCCACAGGCGATGGGGATGGCGTGGGTGATTTCGCTGGGGTTGGAACCGGCGACCTTGTGGGCGTTGCCGCTGGTGAACCTGCTGGAGCCTGCGCAACAGAATGCCCCATTATCCCCAATACCAAAACGATGGCCACGACTGCACGGAATTTACCCATATCTTCTTTATTCTTCTCTCGCACAAAAACAATCAAAAAGCTtgaatctttattttcttttgcCAAGAAATAAGCAAAATTAAGTACCGCGTTAAGCAGAGGAAATAATTGTAGGTATGAGCGTGAggagagaaatatatatatatagagagagagagagagagatagatattaTTAGAGTGGGGTATGGCGTAAAGATGGCGTGAATGGATCGTAGGTGCCCTAACTGCTTCTGCTTTCCCGGAAACGCCTCTGCAATCTTGGCTTCTAAGGTTTGGCTTTTCTCTTTAGTCGGAATATAATATCGGGAACCTGACTCCACCGTCTGTTGCGTTGTAAAAGCAAACAGCTGGTTTGAGCTGGCTTGAGGAGCATGCATACACGTGTGTTACTGGTCTCTTGGTTTAAACGATTTAACGAGCTGTTTACTAGGCATTGCAAATTTACATTACGCGTCCTCGCTGACTTCCCACGACTCTCGTTACGATGTTATTCAGTGACAAACCCCTTACATTTTCTAACAAGGGAGATGATTTCACCAAAACGAAGCGGTCGCTTACTATATAATCTGTATAAACTAAGTCTTTATAATATTCAGTCTTCCAATATATTTATATcatattgtaaataaataatttatatataaataaaaaaatatcaaattttaacCTTGGTTAAAATGGATCATTATTTGAACACAAGAGAATTCAtaacaagtgaaataaatatttttttcataaCTTTCCACTATAAGtatgtcatttataaaataagatgctcACTTAACAAGTACTACATAGTAAAAAAATATTATTCATGTCTAGCAATGCATATGCATTaaagtatttcatattaataattagtcttatcacaaatataaaaaatgaacataataaataccttgtttttttccttgaaatgtgagggattgttcaaaggttttagtgttcaacaattgatcctttggtgttggatataaaaaTTAGAGATAATACAaggtcttacgatattccatgACTAGTGTTCCCTCTCCCTTAAAGCATTACATTAGATTAGAAATTTTATTTAAGATAAAttgttattataatattatattatagtattaaattattattatcttGGTACTATtgaatttttatattgtatttttagtattatatttttatgaaatatttaatattattattattaatacaaataatatattataatatatatttacaattttaataataattataataaagtTGTTATTATTATAGTATGAAACTAtatacatttattattattataatattcttattattatattattatcaatacgcaattagattgagaaatgagattacaaataaaaatattagattattataaatcatattatattatatttatatatttaaaattttaataataattataataatatgtttataattataaatatattattataatgttatattattaaatttttatttattattatattaatattaaaatcattatattatttttattattataatattaaattattattattattttatttttttaaagttatcaCATTATTCTAATTATTATAATCTTATGGGCATTAGTGAAAatggaatatgaaagaaggaattCTAAACATAATTCAAACCataaatatcattagatttatctttatTCAAATTATTTGTGTTtgttcacattttttttttttgtttttttttttgtctttttggagttctaatattataataaaaaaattaattcacTATACAAATAGTTGTGTACCAAAACTATAGAGGTGAAACACGTGGTCAACCGTGAGACAATTGCGAAGTGGTACATGAGAACGTGTCAGGACTCTTATTTCCACAACTTTTGTCACAAAGCCCACATCTTCTCCTCTTTACTATTGCTTATTTatcatatattttctttttttatcATTGAACAACAAACTCGTGAACAGTGACGATTCAACTTTTTTAGTGAGATTTAATATGAGGTTTTAAGATAacaaagaaattggagaaagacaaatagacaaaaaaaagaaaaggaactTGATGGTGCCAAATATTGCAAAATAAATATCTTTACCTAAATGACATATCCTTCTAACAAATCCAAACCCCCTCGAGGGTATCATAAATGGAATTTTATGTTGAATTGTCATCATCTCGTAACAAATTATATCTCATGGGTGGTGAACAatggtcaattttttttttggatagacTCTTTGAATTGGTTTCCTCCACTATTGGACATCCTACAAATGGTTGCACATAGAGAGACATCGTTGGAGGACAATAGAGTATACATGAAGGATTTCTTAGAAGACACGTCGTGGGttattgattggaattggattttttTAATGAATTGCCCCttctttagcactc is part of the Cryptomeria japonica chromosome 10, Sugi_1.0, whole genome shotgun sequence genome and harbors:
- the LOC131029960 gene encoding classical arabinogalactan protein 9, which gives rise to MGKFRAVVAIVLVLGIMGHSVAQAPAGSPAATPTRSPVPTPAKSPTPSPSPVASSPAPPSQSPSPVASSPAPSSPAPSVESPAPSSSDGNTSSSASAATFVQKIGIFGAALLGGAAFLV